The Medicago truncatula cultivar Jemalong A17 chromosome 4, MtrunA17r5.0-ANR, whole genome shotgun sequence genome includes a region encoding these proteins:
- the LOC11413349 gene encoding uncharacterized protein: METYQYPPSYPDSGNSSPLSREIDFENPSSWEDQQNYKAKFMCSYGGKIQPRSHDNQLSYIGGDTKILAVDRSIKFQAFLSKLSTLCDALQQDISFKYQLPGEELDALISVTTEDDLEHMMHEYDRLYRPSSKPVRMRLFIFIAPNSGSVSASQPDPLKPNSKVDFLFGIENKTLAQPIQPSYAAVTAKYHDPVPDLVAPQPDYPPRGSTDESVEIQRQLQRLQVSESEQSLYRRSSDGVTGGYAAAPGGDYYVQKMPENIPRSNSPVTVHHPAGYWPDKQFSGEAFPVTGMNTSGGGDQHVYMMPPPGTFYQTAQMMRPPTAQGYYAVQRMASDGYREQPVYGGIPPQNVAFSSSSAAQPVNPSAYQEGYGLVRPAVVAENAGAAGYAQVAYDSSSGRHVYYTTPGGMVHAPQYQHGVSPVFSNDMRPAAVPGGQDPKVVNKGSHSQGL; encoded by the coding sequence ATGGAGACCTATCAATATCCACCGTCATATCCAGATTCCGGTAACTCATCACCGCTTTCACGAGAAATCGATTTCGAAAATCCTTCTTCATGGGAGGACCAACAAAACTACAAAGCAAAATTCATGTGCAGTTACGGCGGAAAAATCCAACCACGCAGCCACGACAACCAGCTTTCCTACATCGGCGGCGACACCAAAATACTCGCCGTCGACCGCAGCATCAAGTTTCAAGCCTTTCTCTCGAAGCTTTCAACTCTCTGCGACGCACTTCAACAAGATATAAGCTTCAAGTATCAGCTTCCGGGAGAAGAACTTGATGCTCTTATCTCTGTTACTACTGAAGATGATCTTGAACATATGATGCATGAGTATGATCGTCTCTATcgtccttcttcaaaacctgtGAGAATGAGGCTTTTTATATTCATCGCTCCGAATTCGGGTTCGGTTTCGGCTTCTCAACCTGATCCACTTAAACCTAATTCCAAAGTTGATTTTCTCTTTGGTATTGAGAATAAAACCCTAGCTCAACCGATTCAACCTTCGTATGCTGCTGTGACTGCCAAGTATCACGATCCTGTGCCGGATCTTGTTGCTCCACAACCGGACTATCCACCACGTGGATCTACCGATGAGAGTGTAGAGATTCAGAGACAGTTACAGCGTTTGCAGGTTTCTGAGAGTGAGCAGTCTCTATATCGGAGAAGTTCGGATGGTGTTACAGGTGGTTACGCCGCCGCTCCCGGCGGTGATTATTACGTACAGAAGATGCCGGAGAATATTCCTCGGTCTAATTCGCCAGTAACAGTTCATCATCCTGCAGGTTACTGGCCGGATAAACAATTTTCCGGCGAAGCTTTTCCTGTGACAGGGATGAACACTTCCGGTGGAGGGGATCAGCATGTTTACATGATGCCGCCGCCGGGAACATTCTATCAGACAGCACAGATGATGCGTCCACCGACAGCGCAGGGGTACTACGCAGTGCAAAGAATGGCTTCTGATGGATACCGGGAACAACCGGTGTACGGCGGCATTCCGCCTCAGAATGTTGCATTTTCGTCGTCGTCGGCGGCTCAGCCAGTCAATCCTTCGGCTTATCAGGAAGGATACGGCTTAGTTAGGCCAGCTGTTGTAGCGGAAAATGCGGGAGCTGCTGGATATGCGCAAGTGGCGTATGATAGTTCAAGTGGGAGACATGTTTACTATACTACGCCGGGAGGCATGGTCCACGCACCACAGTATCAACATGGGGTTTCTCCGGTATTCAGCAATGATATGAGACCGGCTGCGGTTCCTGGGGGCCAGGATCCTAAAGTGGTAAACAAAGGTTCACATTCACAAGGATTGTGA